Proteins from a genomic interval of Medicago truncatula cultivar Jemalong A17 chromosome 3, MtrunA17r5.0-ANR, whole genome shotgun sequence:
- the LOC11416195 gene encoding G-type lectin S-receptor-like serine/threonine-protein kinase At4g27290 isoform X1, with amino-acid sequence MENNNQGLMLMVFFFFFCSMPNFSTQKTFTTIAPNQFMQYGDTLVSAAGMYEAGFFNFGDSQRQYFGIWYKNISPRTIVWVANRNTPTQNSTAMLKLNDQGSLVIVDGSKGIIWSSNISRIVVKSVVQLFDSGNLVLKDANSQNFLWESFDYPGNTFLAGMKLKSNLVTGPYRYLTSWKDPQDPAEGECSYKIDTHGFPQLVTAKGAKVLYRGGSWNGFLFTGVSWQRLRRVLNFSVVVTDKEFSYQYETLNSSINTRLVLDPYGTSQRFQWSDRTQIWEAIYALPADQCDAYDLCGNNSNCNGDIFPICECLEGFVPKSQPEWESSNWSGGCIRKTRLNCLHGDGFLPYTNMKLPDTSTSWYDRSLSLEECKTMCLKNCSCTAYANSDIRDGGSGCLLWFDNIVDMRKHPDQGQDIYIRLASSELDHKKNKRKLKLAGTLAGVVAFIIGLTVLVLITSVYRKKLGKPSENGYIKKLFLWKHKKEKEYCDLATIFDFSTITIATNNFSVKSKLGEGGFGAVYKGVMVDGQEIAVKRLSKTSAQGTEEFKNEVNLMATLQHRNLVKLLGCSIQQDEKLLIYEFMANRSLDYFIFDTMRSKLLNWNKRLEIIDGIARGLLYLHQDSTLRIIHRDMKTSNILLDIDMIPKIADFGLARSFMGDEAEANTNRLIGSYGYMPPEYAADGSFSIKSDVYSFGVVLLEIISGRKNHGFRDPLHRLNLLGHAWRLWIEERPLELIADVLYDDDAICTEILRFIHVGLLCVQQKPENRPNMSSVVFMLKGEKLLPKPSEPGFYAASDNKNSIESSSKECSIIEASISLLEAR; translated from the exons ATGGAGAACAATAACCAGGGGCTTATGCTaatggtgttttttttcttcttttgctcCATGCCCAATTTCTCTACGCAGAAAACCTTTACTACTATAGCTCCAAATCAATTTATGCAATACGGTGATACTCTTGTTTCTGCAGCTGGAATGTATGAAGCAGGATTTTTCAACTTTGGTGATTCACAACGCCAATACTTCGGTATATGGTACAAGAACATATCGCCAAGGACTATTGTGTGGGTTGCCAATAGAAATACCCCGACACAAAACTCAACAGCAATGTTGAAACTTAACGATCAAGGAAGTCTTGTTATCGTGGATGGCTCCAAAGGCATTATCTGGTCCTCCAATATATCAAGAATTGTAGTGAAATCAGTTGTTCAGCTTTTTGATTCGGGAAATCTTGTCCTGAAAGATGCAAACTCTCAGAACTTTCTGTGGGAAAGTTTTGACTATCCCGGTAACACTTTCCTTGCTGGAATGAAGCTGAAAAGTAACTTAGTTACTGGTCCATATAGATATCTCACATCTTGGAAAGACCCTCAAGATCCTGCTGAGGGTGAGTGTTCATATAAGATAGATACACATGGTTTTCCTCAACTGGTTACTGCAAAGGGAGCAAAGGTTCTGTATAGAGGAGGGTCATGGAATGGATTTCTTTTCACTGGTGTTTCTTGGCAAAGACTGCGTAGAGTCTTGAATTTCTCAGTAGTAGTCACCGACAAAGAATTCTCTTATCAATATGAAACTTTAAACAGTTCAATTAATACTAGATTGGTGCTAGATCCATATGGAACTTCACAACGTTTTCAATGGTCAGATAGGACACAGATTTGGGAGGCTATATATGCTCTTCCTGCAGACCAGTGTGATGCTTATGACTTGTGTGGTAACAATTCTAACTGCAATGGTGATATCTTTCCAATATGTGAATGCTTAGAAGGTTTCGTGCCAAAATCTCAACCAGAGTGGGAGTCATCAAATTGGTCTGGTGGGTGCATAAGGAAAACACGTTTAAATTGTCTCCATGGCGATGGATTTTTACCGTACACAAACATGAAGTTGCCAGACACGTCAACATCTTGGTATGACAGGAGCTTGAGCCTTGAGGAATGTAAGACAATGTGTTTGAAAAACTGTTCTTGCACTGCATATGCAAATTCAGATATCAGAGATGGTGGGAGTGGCTGCTTACTTTGGTTTGACAACATTGTCGACATGAGAAAACATCCAGACCAAGGACAAGACATTTACATACGGCTGGCATCTTCAGAGCTTG ATCATAAAAAGAATAAGCGGAAATTGAAGCTTGCTGGGACTCTTGCAGGAGTTGTTGCATTCATTATAGGACTAACCGTTCTCGTATTGATCACATCAGTATATAGAAAGAAGCTTGGTAAGCCGAGTGAAAATG GgtatataaaaaagttatttctCTGGAAGCACAAGAAGGAGAAGGAATATTGTGATTTGGcaacaatatttgatttttcaaccatCACTATTGCAACAAATAATTTCTCTGTCAAAAGCAAGTTGGGAGAAGGTGGTTTTGGAGCAGTGTACAAG GGTGTAATGGTAGACGGCCAAGAGATTGCTGTTAAAAGGCTTTCTAAAACATCGGCACAAGGAACCGAGGAGTTCAAAAATGAAGTAAACTTGATGGCAACACTTCAACACCGTAATCTTGTTAAACTTCTTGGTTGTTCTATTCAACAAGATGAAAAGTTGTTGATCTATGAATTCATGGCCAACAGAAGCTTGGATTactttatttttg ATACTATGCGAAGCAAATTGCTAAATTGGAATAAGCGCCTGGAAATTATTGATGGAATTGCTCGAGGGCTGTTGTATCTTCATCAAGATTCTACACTAAGAATCATACATAGAGATATGAAAACAAGCAATATTCTTCTTGATATTGATATGATTCCAAAGATAGCAGATTTTGGTTTAGCCAGATCATTTATGGGAGACGAAGCAGAGGCTAATACAAATAGATTGATCGGATCATA TGGATATATGCCTCCAGAATATGCAGCGGATGGATCCTTCTCAATAAAATCTGATGTTTATAGTTTTGGAGTTGTTCTACTTGAGATAATTAGCGGTAGAAAGAATCATGGATTTCGCGACCCACTACACCGTCTTAACCTTCTTGGTCAT GCATGGAGACTATGGATTGAAGAAAGACCACTGGAGTTAATAGCTGACGTATTATATGATGATGACGCCATATGTACAGAAATACTAAGATTTATTCATGTGGGTCTATTGTGTGTACAACAGAAACCAGAAAATAGGCCTAACATGTCATCTGTGGTTTTTATGTTAAAGGGTGAAAAGTTACTTCCGAAACCAAGTGAACCCGGGTTCTACGCAGCAAGCGATAATAAAAATAGCATAGAATCTTCATCTAAAGAGTGTTCAATAATTGAAGCTTCAATCTCATTATTAGAGGCCCGATAG
- the LOC11416195 gene encoding G-type lectin S-receptor-like serine/threonine-protein kinase At4g27290 isoform X2, producing MENNNQGLMLMVFFFFFCSMPNFSTQKTFTTIAPNQFMQYGDTLVSAAGMYEAGFFNFGDSQRQYFGIWYKNISPRTIVWVANRNTPTQNSTAMLKLNDQGSLVIVDGSKGIIWSSNISRIVVKSVVQLFDSGNLVLKDANSQNFLWESFDYPGNTFLAGMKLKSNLVTGPYRYLTSWKDPQDPAEGECSYKIDTHGFPQLVTAKGAKVLYRGGSWNGFLFTGVSWQRLRRVLNFSVVVTDKEFSYQYETLNSSINTRLVLDPYGTSQRFQWSDRTQIWEAIYALPADQCDAYDLCGNNSNCNGDIFPICECLEGFVPKSQPEWESSNWSGGCIRKTRLNCLHGDGFLPYTNMKLPDTSTSWYDRSLSLEECKTMCLKNCSCTAYANSDIRDGGSGCLLWFDNIVDMRKHPDQGQDIYIRLASSELDHKKNKRKLKLAGTLAGVVAFIIGLTVLVLITSVYRKKLGYIKKLFLWKHKKEKEYCDLATIFDFSTITIATNNFSVKSKLGEGGFGAVYKGVMVDGQEIAVKRLSKTSAQGTEEFKNEVNLMATLQHRNLVKLLGCSIQQDEKLLIYEFMANRSLDYFIFDTMRSKLLNWNKRLEIIDGIARGLLYLHQDSTLRIIHRDMKTSNILLDIDMIPKIADFGLARSFMGDEAEANTNRLIGSYGYMPPEYAADGSFSIKSDVYSFGVVLLEIISGRKNHGFRDPLHRLNLLGHAWRLWIEERPLELIADVLYDDDAICTEILRFIHVGLLCVQQKPENRPNMSSVVFMLKGEKLLPKPSEPGFYAASDNKNSIESSSKECSIIEASISLLEAR from the exons ATGGAGAACAATAACCAGGGGCTTATGCTaatggtgttttttttcttcttttgctcCATGCCCAATTTCTCTACGCAGAAAACCTTTACTACTATAGCTCCAAATCAATTTATGCAATACGGTGATACTCTTGTTTCTGCAGCTGGAATGTATGAAGCAGGATTTTTCAACTTTGGTGATTCACAACGCCAATACTTCGGTATATGGTACAAGAACATATCGCCAAGGACTATTGTGTGGGTTGCCAATAGAAATACCCCGACACAAAACTCAACAGCAATGTTGAAACTTAACGATCAAGGAAGTCTTGTTATCGTGGATGGCTCCAAAGGCATTATCTGGTCCTCCAATATATCAAGAATTGTAGTGAAATCAGTTGTTCAGCTTTTTGATTCGGGAAATCTTGTCCTGAAAGATGCAAACTCTCAGAACTTTCTGTGGGAAAGTTTTGACTATCCCGGTAACACTTTCCTTGCTGGAATGAAGCTGAAAAGTAACTTAGTTACTGGTCCATATAGATATCTCACATCTTGGAAAGACCCTCAAGATCCTGCTGAGGGTGAGTGTTCATATAAGATAGATACACATGGTTTTCCTCAACTGGTTACTGCAAAGGGAGCAAAGGTTCTGTATAGAGGAGGGTCATGGAATGGATTTCTTTTCACTGGTGTTTCTTGGCAAAGACTGCGTAGAGTCTTGAATTTCTCAGTAGTAGTCACCGACAAAGAATTCTCTTATCAATATGAAACTTTAAACAGTTCAATTAATACTAGATTGGTGCTAGATCCATATGGAACTTCACAACGTTTTCAATGGTCAGATAGGACACAGATTTGGGAGGCTATATATGCTCTTCCTGCAGACCAGTGTGATGCTTATGACTTGTGTGGTAACAATTCTAACTGCAATGGTGATATCTTTCCAATATGTGAATGCTTAGAAGGTTTCGTGCCAAAATCTCAACCAGAGTGGGAGTCATCAAATTGGTCTGGTGGGTGCATAAGGAAAACACGTTTAAATTGTCTCCATGGCGATGGATTTTTACCGTACACAAACATGAAGTTGCCAGACACGTCAACATCTTGGTATGACAGGAGCTTGAGCCTTGAGGAATGTAAGACAATGTGTTTGAAAAACTGTTCTTGCACTGCATATGCAAATTCAGATATCAGAGATGGTGGGAGTGGCTGCTTACTTTGGTTTGACAACATTGTCGACATGAGAAAACATCCAGACCAAGGACAAGACATTTACATACGGCTGGCATCTTCAGAGCTTG ATCATAAAAAGAATAAGCGGAAATTGAAGCTTGCTGGGACTCTTGCAGGAGTTGTTGCATTCATTATAGGACTAACCGTTCTCGTATTGATCACATCAGTATATAGAAAGAAGCTTG GgtatataaaaaagttatttctCTGGAAGCACAAGAAGGAGAAGGAATATTGTGATTTGGcaacaatatttgatttttcaaccatCACTATTGCAACAAATAATTTCTCTGTCAAAAGCAAGTTGGGAGAAGGTGGTTTTGGAGCAGTGTACAAG GGTGTAATGGTAGACGGCCAAGAGATTGCTGTTAAAAGGCTTTCTAAAACATCGGCACAAGGAACCGAGGAGTTCAAAAATGAAGTAAACTTGATGGCAACACTTCAACACCGTAATCTTGTTAAACTTCTTGGTTGTTCTATTCAACAAGATGAAAAGTTGTTGATCTATGAATTCATGGCCAACAGAAGCTTGGATTactttatttttg ATACTATGCGAAGCAAATTGCTAAATTGGAATAAGCGCCTGGAAATTATTGATGGAATTGCTCGAGGGCTGTTGTATCTTCATCAAGATTCTACACTAAGAATCATACATAGAGATATGAAAACAAGCAATATTCTTCTTGATATTGATATGATTCCAAAGATAGCAGATTTTGGTTTAGCCAGATCATTTATGGGAGACGAAGCAGAGGCTAATACAAATAGATTGATCGGATCATA TGGATATATGCCTCCAGAATATGCAGCGGATGGATCCTTCTCAATAAAATCTGATGTTTATAGTTTTGGAGTTGTTCTACTTGAGATAATTAGCGGTAGAAAGAATCATGGATTTCGCGACCCACTACACCGTCTTAACCTTCTTGGTCAT GCATGGAGACTATGGATTGAAGAAAGACCACTGGAGTTAATAGCTGACGTATTATATGATGATGACGCCATATGTACAGAAATACTAAGATTTATTCATGTGGGTCTATTGTGTGTACAACAGAAACCAGAAAATAGGCCTAACATGTCATCTGTGGTTTTTATGTTAAAGGGTGAAAAGTTACTTCCGAAACCAAGTGAACCCGGGTTCTACGCAGCAAGCGATAATAAAAATAGCATAGAATCTTCATCTAAAGAGTGTTCAATAATTGAAGCTTCAATCTCATTATTAGAGGCCCGATAG